The Aedes aegypti strain LVP_AGWG chromosome 1, AaegL5.0 Primary Assembly, whole genome shotgun sequence sequence CATCAGTTTACCGTCTTCTAAGCGAAAGTCGGCATAGTCATCTGGGTTGCTCAAAACGTTTTCAACCAAGGAGGTATGCCAAGATATAGTAGATGGATCTAGGACTACCGCTACACTTCTCGACAACGCATCTGGCACAATATTGTCCTTACCCTTTCTATGAACCACAGACATGTCGAATTGCTGTAAATTCAAGCTCCATCGACTGCACCTTGACCCTACCTTCCATTTGGTATTGAGGATATGTGTCAACGCAGATGAATCTGTGATGAGCTTGAAATGGTAGCCCTCAATGTATCCACGGAAGTGGTCAATAGCCAGCAATGCGGCTAGGGCCTCTTTCTCAGCGGCATGGTAATTTCGTTGGGGCGTTGTTAATTTGTGAGAATAATAAGAGATTACTCTCTCGCCATCCTCTTGCTTCTGTGTCAAGACAGCAGCTACAGCGACGTCGCTGGCATCTGTTTGTATGGTAAATTCTTTCGTAAAATCTGGACTACCTAATATAGGAGCACTCACCAGTCGTTCTTTAATTGCACAGAAGGATTTTTCTGCCTCATCAGTCCACTTAATGATTTTAGATTTCGTTTTTAGGAGATCAGTAAGTGCCGCTGTGATCTCGCTAAAGTCCGAAATAAATCGACGGTAATAGTTTACCATTCCTAGAAATCTCCTTAGTTTTGTAATCGAATTGGGTCTCTCGTACTCAATGATGGGTCGAGTTTTCTCAGGATTAGCTCGAAGGCCTTGGGTACTAAGGAGATACCCTAGGAATGGTATTTCTGGAACGCCGAATTGCGACTTTTCCAAATTAATGGACAAGTTTGCCTCTCTCAGCCTACGTGCAATTTCTCGCAGTAGCTGCACATGATGCTCGAATGTCTCCGTCACCACGACGATATCGTCGAGGTAGACAAAGACATACGGTTCCAATACACCGTGGCCTAGCACGTGGTCCATTAGCCTTGCCAGGGTGGCGGGACTATTGACCAGACCAAAAGGCATACGGGTGTATTGGAACAATCCCTTGCCTTGCACACTGAATGCCGTATACTTCCTCGAGGCCGGATGAAGAGGTATTTGGAGGAAAGCTTCCGAAAGATCTATTGTTGATAGATAGTTGGCTTTCGGAAGTTGGCCTAGTATACGACAGGGGTGAGGCAAGGGATAAGCATCTCGTACAGTGCGCTCGTTTATTTTACGGGCATCTAAGCAGAGGCGAACTTTATGTGGCTTTATTACGGGGACGCAATTGAGTGACCACGAAGAGTTGCTACGTTCAATTATCCCCGTGTCAAGCAGACGTTGCAGTTCAGTACCCACCAAACCCAATGTTTTTGGCGACATGACGTAGGGAAACTGACGTACCGGGGGTTTATCTTTCCATTCTTCCTTAATTTCGATACGATGCTCAGTTAGCGGGGTTAATGACAATTGCCCCTTGCGGGCTGGCAGGAATAGTTCTTTTGTTGCCTGAATTACCCGTTGCTCTTCAATCGTAAGAATAGAAGTGGACGTTGGCTGTGTGGTTTCTTCTTCCCCAAAATCATCAATTAGGGCACATTCTCCGACTGTTGGTTGAATGTTAAATTTGGCCCAAAAATCCATGCCACAAATGCAACGGATGGCTAATTTTGGAACAACCAGAGTCGGAATGATTTTGGTTATGCCATTGAAAGTAAATGGCAAATAAATTTGACCAAGAATCTCCAGTGGTTCGCCACCAGCGGTGCGCAACTTAATGGGATTTTGAATCGGTTTGATTTTGCGAGAATTTAGGGAAGAGTATACACTGTCGTTAATTAAGGTGAGGTTGCTACCACTATCCAGAAGCGCACGGATTTTGTGCTCATATATACATATGTTGGTGTATGGGCGATTATCATTGGGATACGGGTAAGTAATTAAACATGTGATTGGTTCTTCAGAATAGAGATCAGCGGTGGCTTTGATGAAAAATGTAGGAGAAGAGCTTTGAGTATGATACGCGTTTAACGGTTCAGCGAACTGCGTTTTTCGTTCGCTGTCATGGCGTTTTTTGTGCAATAGGGACAATTGTTAAACGGGTATCCACGAAAGCCACAATTCTCACAAAGTACCGCTCTCGGGAGACGACATTCTCTCAAAGAATGTCCGTAATTTCCACAATTGAAGCATGTATTATCCGGAGGGGGTTGGTATGAATCAATGAGATTTTCAAGGGTCGATCGGTTTCTTTGTTGAACTTGATTTCGAACAGATGCTTGTGGGGGgtttttggattgaatttgtgCCTGGGATTGGTGGGCAGATTTTTGAGGGTTGGGGTGGGTTGGTGGTGACGAATTAGATTGATTTTGTTGGCTCAATGCTGAGTTTTTCTTGGGCTTTGTCTGACTGACAGCATTTACGGATTTCTCAATCCCAAACACTTTATTATAGGCGGAGAAATTAAGCGCATCAATTTTCTGACCGGCAGCAATTAATGTGGGTAGATCAGTGATCGGTAGGAAAGTTAATTGCTTTCTGTAATCAATTCTAATATTCTGGAGTAAAATTTGTACTTTTTCGTACTCCGGAATTTGAATGCACATAGTTCGAAACAATCGTTCCATTTCATAATAAAACTCATGAAACGACTCGTTTCTTTGCTGACGTCGCtgatatattttcatttttataagcGCGTCTAAATCGGGATGCATGAAGGTTCATTTCAATTCAAGCACCAGAtggtcccaattaattaatcgTCCTGTGGAGCGCATGGTCATATACCATTTTAGCGCTGGTCCTGTAAACAGGTGAACGGCAGattcaaataactcaacttctgAAACATGCTCTGCCAACGAGAAGGTTTGTACTATTTCAAGAAATTCGTTAAGCTTGAGCCCTTGATCTGCACCGTCGTATTTGCTGATCTTCCATTGAGAAACAGGTAAAGTATGTCGCGATGGATTAGGTGGCTGCAATGTATAGTGAGGGGGGTACGGTGAGTATGGGATTGGTATTTGAGGCTGATGAGAATGTGTATTTTGCTGATTGGGGTACGTAGTAGATGATTGTTGTGTGTTAGTTGGCACACTACTATTGAACCACGGCTGTGAGGTGCATTGCGGGTTCGATGTAAAGCGGCTTGAAGAAGCAGTGGGTATTTGGGGAATCGATTGAGCGGCATTAGAAAAATACGGCACATTTTTATACGGATTGGATGGCACTGTTGGTGGTAAATCGGCAAAACCAACCGAATGTTTATTCTTGTGGCGATCGGAATTTGTTATCGCGTTCGAGTCTATTGTTCGAGGGGGATGAGCAAACAAACCGCTTGGATCTGCGACAGAAGCTTGTCATTGAGGTGTGGGTAGGGTGGCTCTTTGACCCATTGCAATTTCGAGCTCTTTTATGCGAGCTTGCAACGATTCAATTATTGCCTTCACTTCTGGACTGCAAGAAATTAGTAATTGAGATTGTGCAAGCTCTTGAGACGATATTTGTGGTGGGTTATATTGACTATTTCCTACTCTCACATCACTGATACGAGCTCCTGAAGGATCAAGGGACTCTTGGTTAACTTCAAATAAATTAAGTAATGCCTGTTCAGTGTCAATTTCCTGCTGATTATTTACAAGGTTCAAATTATCCCCATAAAATTCTTTAATTAAAACCTCAACAATGTCCACAAGAAGACATTTCAAAAATCCGCTTTCTTCTGCGGTAATATCCACACGTTTCATCAGCTGATACACTCTATGACCGTAATGCAAGAACCTCGTTTTACACTTCGCCCTTAGGGTGCGTTTTGTTTACACCCACAACTGCTTCCAAAAATCTCTTCTCCGCCTTTTCTAATTTTAGATGTTCTCGTAAACTTCTTCGCCTGCGTGAGAACGACGGATCGTCTCGAATTACTATAGCCCGCATTGATAATTCACACAAGAGCTCTTCATTTTCTAAATAGTCCACTCGGATGTCGTGGTACCACCCTAGAATCATTTCTATAGCTTGCGTAACATTCGTACCGGCCATGGCTAGTATACGTATAATtcacaaaatatttaaagcaaATTCACTATGTTTAAATAAAAGAAGTAATTCACaaaagaaatatttcacaaaaggtattcaattcaattcacaaaagaaattcaattcaacaaaaaaaaatctattcaataCAAAATCAATTCACACgttatttaaatgaaaataattctATTCAGGACTGAGACAATGAGCTATAGAATGACACTTAATTGTTCAATGAACAAAGGAAAAAAAGCTATTATCATCATCCGAAATAGTTTTGTTCTAACACAATCGATTTTGCAATTTGAAAGCACAATTTAGTAATTCTAATTATGAAAGAAATTGGaacgaaattgaaattttcgattTCGGATTCTCCCGGAGCACAATTCAAAAAAGGTTCTAATTTTGGATATATTAGAAACTTTTTTGTTCACACACTAATTTACGTTGGGCGCCAATTGTTACTATTAGGTTACTAATTCTACTAATTCATttaattcaagaaaaataataagaaaaaaggAACTACACTACAAAACTAAGGAAATTAACACtaagaaaaaactttaaaaaacttcaattcaaaaaaCTAATAATTTGCTGAACTATTAACATTTAAGCCCTCTCAGGGTCTATCCGGGAGAATCACTACTGGGGCGGACTCACAACCCACACTTGTTTCGCGACTTCAATTCTGTCACCGCTAAAGGGGGGAAGGGAATTGCacgtaaaataaataatttagctTTAACActgtattttcaaattcaaatttcaaatcattaatttatttaatatatACAATATTGTGAGGGAGTTTTGAGGGAAGTAAAGGATGCACAAGTTAAATATCACCTGACCACAGCGGTTGCTGGGTTATTCGACTTTAGGACCTGTCGAAGACCGATTCGTCTACCTTTCATCTCGAAGTCGACTGCCGGGTCGGGTCCGGGGAGGCGATGATTCTAGCTACGGACGGATTAGGTAGATTTCGTCCTATTAGCGTCCTagctagggatttctccagccGCTCTTCAATACCACCGATGCTTCGTTCAAACCACTCGGGCACTTCTCGGTATCTTCAACCACTCCGTTAAACACTTGGCACCAATGATAATTAACGGTTGCGTCGCTTGATCACTCACGACAAATACTTGTAGGAATTTTGTTCCTATGGAATGCGAGAAAAGTTGAAAGTAACGGACGATTTTAACTGTCGGAATTTTGTTACCGAAAAAGCTCATTTCCTGGGCTTGCATATCCTTTTTATAGGACTTGATGATGCAGCAAAACCAAATCGtagaacatttcccgggagggATTTGTCTTCGCACAGTTGGTAGTGGGCGCCATGATGCATCAGTGCATATATGGTTGGGAAGGATTTTGATGGTGGGATACCAGGGGTTTATTTGGGaggatttcaaattcaaatttattttttttttatttacaaattcattacatttttctatttaattcatttaattatgGGTAACTGGTATCGAAGGATAGAGGAAAAAggattatatttacatattagGTTATTTACATTTAAACTAGAGTTAAAGcataattatttacaaatttaggggtatttacaaaattataaaaatataaacaaagtatgaatattcacaaaaaaaagaagaaaaatatatataaaaaaaaaacaaaaagaaaaaatacaaaaaagcaaATCTGGATTGTGACCTATCACATAGGTAACATATtcctaaaataaaattttatttgtcgGGTTATATTTTAATGGATCATTAATATAgtgaatccacaattaagaatcactcacaatttatgaatcagctgcctttaaaggacaaaataacagtaaaaaatagcacaaaacatcacggaaacattttcgcttattatttattttgagtaaaattgtttacgtgatgttttgtgttgatttttgttgttattttgtcatttaaagtcagctgattcataaattgtggacgattcttaattgtggatccactgtatcagggttgggaaaaaatctgaaattcactctacagtagccaagcaaagccaatcacagtcagcgaagccagtgaaactcacgcccatcgctgctgtaggcaaaatgccttgaaaatagcaaaacatccgttgctaagggcaacccaaaactactgtagaaaaatgttctatttcccgctgcatttcccgcatttagagccttcaatgacactcatgatttagaaaattcgtgcacccaacataacctacttgatgagattcacgtttttgaactactgtactgggagagccacgagattttcgcgaaaattcaagcctactactattaccattcccagcactgattaatataatcaaaacggccgctatgaaaagcatagatagcgccaccgtagccttgtgtgtttgacagaacagcaatcactgtcacaatgttaaatcccatatacagtgaagcctttgttttgatgcggtgagcactgacaaaaactaccttcaatcagcattttttcacttcagactGCTAGGCAGCGATGCAGTCTTGcctcctgaggtgaaaaaatgctgacaaacttgcatcttgtcaactttattcacagaagagaggatcgatgaagagaaattgatcatgcgccttacgcccttattccagcacacgcttgatttgtCGTTACAAAAATTAGAATCCACCCTGTCgtccaaatgcttccaaaaaaatcaagtaaactacctgttgaatcccagaaatgattttttgttccccAAGGTCTTTGAAGTCAatttaaggtaaagatgaaccgaagccaaatctcaaccCTTCAAAAGTACAAACCCAAAGAACCAGACAACCACTCACGCCGAAACCCTgacccaatccaaatccaatccaaatccaatccaaatccaatccaaatccaatcccaatccaaatccaactgTTTTTCTGCGGATCTTTGTCGTTTGCTGCCCGGAAGAACTCCACAGGGAATGACCAGGACCAGGAAAGAAACCATTCAGCGCTACCTGCAAGGACTACACACGGGTACCTATGTGAAGATCACCCAAATAAGATGTTGCTACGGTGTACACGCGTCATGGTGACGAGTCCGTCCGTAACGCTAAGTGAACTTCATTTTGCTGTTATTCTGCAATAGGgttctaaaatgtttaatgaaatcttgtttttatttaataacacgaaagagcatgttactacaaatactttagcaatttttaccgctcaaataacggctatatcatatttaatctttagttttaaaattgggtccataaattaaccttgacacttttaatcatgtttgacgttcgcttagtcgacaaaaacaccacaggggttttagttttaacatcgaggatgttcctatctgacatttcggaaggaacacggaaaacaaatacacccaaaatttgagtttaagccaaggggtgtgacaaaatctaaaataaacataaaaaaagttttttggacttaaactaccggaaaacatttaaaaaaatgagtaaacatgtgttcttggcctaaacttaagcgtttggcactaaaattgggacggggctttaggaccctattgatttTACTTGTGTCCCAACCAACAGGTGACTATGCTGTCCATCGGAATCGGTGTCCAAGAAAAACCATAGGCGCACCAAACGACAACGTCGATCGTCCCTGCGGTTTGCCTTCCAGTGATAAAAAACAGCATCACGCTCATCATCAGCAACTAAAAGAAGTGAAATTTCTTTTGGTGCAAGAGACCCAATGGAAGCACCATTCTCACACTGGACAGATCAAACTGGCAAAAATTCTCACGGTCAATTTGGCTAACATGAATAAGCTCAACATGCCACATGCGACCGTATTGGCATCAAGTGAAAAAGGCACTGGACAAGACAGCGGCACCGTAGTTAACCGCTCCAGTGCGATGgatgaacaaaaaaaacagtGGCACAATCGGAATGGCTGTTAGTTGAAATATGCCACGCCACCCCTTGCTACTAaaaaattagataaatctgGGTACGCAACTcaaacaaatgaaaatttttgtaaattcaCTTTGCTATACGACGCAGTTTGAAGTGCTTTTTATTtcaaagtttcagataatttagccgagaaaaaaatatcaaagtcaACCATGGAAGCGCTAGGGTAATTCTGGAACCTAGttatctgaaaaaaattatttaggAAATATTTTAAGGATTCGCTCCTGGGCGGTTTCTCTAAAGATTCCCaacattttcttcaaatattttctcAATAATATCTCCACAAATTGTTCTGGAGTTGTTTCATAACTGCTACGAATAATTTTTACAAAAGGTATGTCATAAAGATATTTGAcgagaaatttatcaaaaagcACATCCAGGAAcagttcaaggattttttttaaatgctctAAAGTATACTCTAagtattcatttaaaaatttcaattatcacTTTGGTAGCGCCTCCATTTACACTCGTTTCTCGCCTACTTTATGGTAGCCCAACCGACATGCCTAGTGATGCATTCGATCAGTCGATCTAACACGTTGAACGAGGATAGTAACTAACTGTTAGTTTAGCATCGCAGCGCGCGTGTCATTGCGATTCAGAGTCCCAAGGTCGTTACCACAATCACACCTTAAGTATTTATTAAAGATTGAATTTATGCAGTGGTTACTCTTCAGAAATCTGAGAATGTAAAATTCTCAGGAAATTTAAGCAAGTTTCTTGATATTTCCGATCAGGATGAAATATTTCTTTTAGACATATGTTCTTATGAAAGTCTTTGGAGTAGTTTATGGAATAATCTTTGTTGTAGAATTATTCTTTGTGATATTTAAGAAATTAATATAAAGAATATGTTGAGGAAATTTTAGTAGCTGACTAAGATTGGAGGTATGCATGGAAAAATACGTCCATGAGGAATTGTAATGGAAATTCCTGTTGtatttattgaaacaattttcCATAGAATTTATTAGACCATACCTGGCAACAAGCTGAACAAATTTCTGCAGGACTTTTTTCCTCTAAAAAAGCATGATATTAGAAAGCATCCACCCGCTCGTGAAGTATGTTGTATGAGCTTCTCCAAATTTCGTATTAGCTGTAACATCATGAGGAGTTGTCCGTAAACAACGTGGTTTTATATGGGAAGACTGGCCAAAAACCGcaatccatacaaattttaaaatgtgtGTTTGGACAAAAGACCACGAAAGGAGATAGGGAGtctgaaaatcgaaaaaaggacTGTGGTTTATGGACAACACCCCCAAGGACACCCACCAACCCTCCGCTGTGAATTTTGAGAATGGGCTTCAACTACGTCACGCAAAAATGTGTACCTTTCTCACCTTCACCCTTTATCACACTTCGCAAAAATAGCTGTTTTGGGTCTTCCCcctctaaaatgtttaatgaaatcttgtttttatttaatgacacgaaagagcatgttactgtaactattttagcaatttttcccgctcaaataacggctgcatcatatttaaactttaatttcaaaatttggtccataaatgaaccttgacacttttgatcatgtttgacgttcggttaatcgacaaaaacaccacagggcttttagttttaacaccggggttgttcctatctgacattttggaagggacacggaatgcaaaatacacccaaaatttaagtttaagccaaggaatgtgacaaaatctaaaaaaatgttttttaaacctgatcaaaataaaaacattaaaaaattgagtaaacatgtgttttaagcctaaacttaagcgattGGCATTGAAAtcgggacaggcctttaggaccctatttgtgaaattatttttgaggtGGTTCACTATCCGAGTATACGCTTCATTTGTACCATTTTAAACATAACTTTCACACTTTTCTTTTCAATTGAGCATGGTCAGTAGGTCTCTCAGAATTTTCTGAGCTTTTACTCAGATTTTACCGCTTTATTCATACGAATCCCAATGTTCGAAAAGTAAATGCTCAAGTTCTCAGTAAAAAAagtaaatgctcaagaaaatgatctgacaggtagatttgagtaaagtaaaagcatttgctcagtttattcatacgatcTAATATCACGAAAACTGCTTGTTTCATGATACAACTGCGTAGTCTGAACATAGCataacgaaatttgtgaatgaacccagattccatcaagatttttattttctacTCGGGTAATGTTTGTAACTCAAATTACGCCACAAGGGCCAACAAATGATGACGTCATCAGTAGATATTTTGTTCTGATTCTCTCTCTTGATTTGTCTCTCTCAGATTCCTCCCTCTCTTCGAGCACGCTAAAAAGATAACGATTCGAAACAGATAAACGATTCAATCGAGGCAAACTTTGCCAtggattttgaacaaaaaataaaaaaatcactgaaaaacaaaaaaacaccaacatgaattttttaattttttttgtaacaacatTTTTGCTATATAACActttaataattatttattgttgaatacAATTTAACGATTTTCATAATATTCTGCCTAAGTACATCGAGAGACTACACTTTTTTAAGCGTGTCACATCAGAGACGGAACGAAGATCTTTGACAGCGAGAAACGTCAAACCTCGTCAGAACGAAGAAAAAAGCAAAATGCTGCCCGTAATGTTGCTGGAATAGTTTTTCGCCAGCAAACAAACGCGAATATTTCGGTGAAAATCATCGCGTTTCGCCGTAAAACAGTGTTCTTTCGATAGTGATCAACACGTTAACTGCCGAGAGCATCGTAGTAAATAAAATATCGATCGTTTCTGCGTGGAATTCTTGGATTAGGAAAGCAATCGAACAACCCAACAGCCAGCCAAAATGGCGATGTCCAAGACGACCAACACGTACAATCGTCAGAATTGGGAAGATTCCGTAAGTACCACTGCTGGGATTAATTTCATTACGAGCATAATTAACCATTACATTTTCTCGCAGGAATTTCCCGTCCTCTGCCAGACGTGTCTGGGCGATAACCCGTACGTTCGAATGGTGAGTATCGATTAGGTATACCGTTCACGGTGTGTCTGGAACCGTTATTAACGAAAAAACAAATAACAACCAACTCTGCACTCACCATTAAACAGACTTGATTTCATCGATGGAAACGGATGTAATAGGGATTTCAAAATTTAGGACCAATTTTAGGGTGTTTCATGTCTGCAATAAATTTCAACACCGTCAGAAAtgattatcatttttttcattaataacGAAACCAAACCAAATGACATCATTTCCGTTTCCCTTTTCGCAGATCAAGGAACGCTACGGCAAGGAATGTAAAATCTGCACCCGTCCGTTCACAATCTTCCGGTGGTGTCCGGGAGCGCGGATGCGCTTCAAGAAAACTGAAATCTGCCAGACTTGCAGCAAACTGAAAAACGTCTGCCAAACCTGTCTGTTGGATCTGGAGTACGGTCTTCCGACGCAGGTGCGGGATGCGGCGCTCAAGATCCAGGACAAGATTCCCGAGAGCGATGTGAACAAGGAGTACTATATTCAGACGATTGAGGCCCAGCTGAAGGCCGGAGGAGACAATACGGTTGCGGCCGGGACTGTGGGCAAATCGCTGGCCGCCAGTGATATGTTGGCCAAGTTGGCGCGAACTGCCCCGTACTACAAGCGAAATCTACCGCATATTTGTTCGTTCTGGGTGAAAGGCGAGTGCAAGCGAGGTGAGGAGTGTCCTTACCGGCATGACAAACCCGTAGAACCGGATGATCCATTGTCGGAACAGAATATCAGAGATCGTTACTACGGACGAAACGATCCGGTTGCGGATAAGTTGATGAAGCGAGCAGCGTCGATTCCGACGCTGGAACCACCGGAGGACAAGACGATCACCACACTGTACGTGGGTAATCTCGGAGAGCACCTGACCGAAGTGGATATCCGTGACAACTTCTACCACTACGGAGAAATCCGATCCGTATCGCTGGTGCCCCGTCAGCAGTGTGCTTTCGTGCAGTACACGAAACGTGCCGCTGCGGAACTGGCCGCCGAAAAAACCTTCAACAAGTTGGTTCTCGGTGGCAAGAAGCTCACCATCAAATGGGCCCACTCGCAAGCCAAATCCACAGCCTATGCTCAGAGTTCGGTGCCTCGAACCAG is a genomic window containing:
- the LOC5574616 gene encoding pre-mRNA-splicing factor RBM22, giving the protein MAMSKTTNTYNRQNWEDSEFPVLCQTCLGDNPYVRMIKERYGKECKICTRPFTIFRWCPGARMRFKKTEICQTCSKLKNVCQTCLLDLEYGLPTQVRDAALKIQDKIPESDVNKEYYIQTIEAQLKAGGDNTVAAGTVGKSLAASDMLAKLARTAPYYKRNLPHICSFWVKGECKRGEECPYRHDKPVEPDDPLSEQNIRDRYYGRNDPVADKLMKRAASIPTLEPPEDKTITTLYVGNLGEHLTEVDIRDNFYHYGEIRSVSLVPRQQCAFVQYTKRAAAELAAEKTFNKLVLGGKKLTIKWAHSQAKSTAYAQSSVPRTSRIFDPVPGLPGQLPMPPNPNDYFNLQASEMAVLPAGMKIHQLPPGLIPGAPSMYQPSGSGTTGPAAAAAAVAAAHSQQQVMVPSTLPNPGQMHYPSQDPARLGALKK